Part of the Oncorhynchus kisutch isolate 150728-3 linkage group LG2, Okis_V2, whole genome shotgun sequence genome, TGCCCACTGGTCTTCATTGCTATTTGCAGCTATTTTACTATTATTTGCCTGTTATTACATTTAATTTAGAAGAATATAGGACTGTGTCATATATTTGTACTATAACAAAAGTGAGCCTAGCCAGTGCTAGTTTACCAAGAACACCTAATTTAATTACAAAGAGATCCAATTTCCTGAGCACAATAGTGGCATCATCATTTCCATCCCTGCCTTATAATTTCATACTTTATGATAACAATATAAGACAAATAATAGAACACTTGCATTGGAACAACTATTTTTTTCAAACGTAAAGTTAAAACGATTGACTGACTATATAATTAAAAACGTATTGATTGTAGCCCATAGCTGACATTAAAACTCAGTGGGACAGTAAATTTAGTCAAAGAATGCTCAGGTATGTATCGCCACCATGTGGTTACCTTGTGAAGTTATGCCTTCATGTGGCGATCGCCGCATCTTAATGACCCGATATTCCACAAGAACACATGAACATGGCCCATAAAGAGAAAACCCCTATGCGCGTTTGGAGTCAGACCATTTAATTCATTTATTGCTATATTCCGAAACGCCAAGTGTAGCCTATTGACTTTCCATGTATGATAATAAATAACGTAAAGATCAATATCAACTGTCCCGTTTTCATGGCATTGGTCAAATCTAGTCTACGTCGTGCGCGCTTTTAGTCTATCCTGATTACTCCAGCTGCTCCACTTCGTATTCCGTTTCTGTTCGCGTGCGGTGTATTACTTGGTGTCAATGTAACCTACTGTAGGTAGAGGAAAAATCGCCATTGTAACGTTGTTCATTTTTTCTCGACTGGAACTAGTACAACGATACTGATTTGTTATGGTTTTTGGATTTGCCTAAATTTCATATTTAGATAGGGTGGTTTTAAGGACTAAAGAGATTGTAACATATGAAATAAGACAGACGCAAAGAGGATGTGGCCCAGAAACCAGGTCGATGAAATATTGGCGCTATCATGAGAGGAAATGGTATGGACCTTTTATGGAGAATCTTAGCGGCTCTGAGCTTCGATTGTTTTAAGGATTCGGCGTCTTCACAGAGGTGAGTGTGAGAAAATCTAATTTTTCCCAATGACCATAATTGTTTGTATGATATCCCACAGTTTTTTATGCCATTATATATTacaactgaacaaaaatgtaaaggcaacatgcaacaatttcaaagattttaccgagatacagttcatataaggatatcATTCAATTTAACTAAAttatttaggccctaatctatggatttcatgactgggaatacagatatgcttcTGTTGTGCACAGATGccttaaaaaaaaaggtaggggcatgaatcagaaccagtcagtatctagtgtgaccaTCCATTTTCCagtgcctcatgcagcacaagacatctccttcgcataaaggtgatcaggctgtttattgtggtctgtggaatgttgtcccactcctcttcaatggctgtgtgaagttgctggatattggtgggaactggaacactctgtcatacatgtcgatccagagcatcccacacatgctcaatgggtgtcatgtttggtgagtatgcaggccatggaagaactgggacatcttcagcttccaagaattgtgtacagaccCTTGCGACATGTGGCCATGCATTATCATTGTGAAACATGAGGGGATGGTGGCAGATTAAtggtacgacaatgggcctcaggatctagtcacggtatctctgtgtattcaaattgccattgatcaAATGCAATTGCGTTTGTTGtcccgtagcttatgcctgcccataccatacccctaccgccaccatggggcactctgttcccaacattgacatcagcaaaccgatCGCCCAcaaacgccatacacgctgtctgccatctgtccGGTACActtgaaaccgggattaatccgtgaagaacacacttctccagtgGCCATCGAAAGGTGTGAATTTGCCCGCTAAAGTCACTTACAACGTCGAACTGcagtcagatcaagaccctggtgagcaTGTAGATGAACTTCCCTGAGAAGGTTTCTAACAGTTTGTGGataaattcttcagttgtgcaaacccatagTTTTATCAGCTTTCTGGGTGGCTTGTCTCaaacaatcccgcaggtgaataaGCCGCATGTGGAAgtcctggactggcgtggttGTGAGGTCAGTTGAACTAAATTccctaaaacgacgttggatgcggcttatggtagagaaatgaacattcagttctctggaaacagctctggtggacattcctgcagtaagcatgccaattgcatgctccctcaacttgagacatctgtggcattgagttgtgacaaaaatgcacattttagtggccttttgtccccagcacaaggtgcacctgtgtaatgatcatgctgtttaatccgctCCTTgattatgccacacctgtcaggtggatggattatcttggcaaatgataaatgctcactaacagggatctaAACAAATTTGCGCCAGAATTggagagaaattagctttttgtgcatatggaatatttctgggatcttttatttcagctcatgaaacatgggaccaacactttacatgttgcgcttTATATTTTGTTCGGTATATTATGGAGTCAGAGTGTCAATATCGCAGTAAGTAATATTTCATTTCCGTTTTAAGACTAGATTAATAGCATATGGATCATCTATTTGATCCCCCCTCTATAAGAGTTTGTGAATTGTAACAATATATTTGCTATGAAGAAGAAATCCATCCTTTAGTTGTTACGACAAAAGGTTTGTTAAGCAAAAAGGTTTACCTCCATTCTCCAGTATTGTCTTCATGAGACACATTATGAAAGGTATGAAATAATGTGTTACATGACCACAAATGTAGCCAGAAATGCATCTGACTTTGTTGGAAACCCTTTGTTAAACCAAAACATATCATACAGTGTATATCGTACTGAAAATGCAATGATATCTGCATGTATGATATGTGTTTTCTATTCAGGATTGCTGAATGATAGTTTCTATACTTATATGATGCTTTTACATACCATTTTGCCCCACAGCATTTGTTTGGGATAAATTCATTTTAAAAGATTCAGAGTACTGCACTGTATAGTCTTTACCATTGCACTTAAGCAAACACCTTGTCACGCCTACTTCTGCTCCCTCCCTCGGGCACTCAACGTCAACGGTCTACTAACTACCAGTCCTGGCAACCCACATTGCGTAAACCTGGCAACCATCATggcgcacacctgctccccattgttaagcacacctggacttcatcaccaccctgattactttcccttcatatagccctcagtAATCCTCAGTCATCCGGCAGTATTGGGTTTTGGTCACGTTCAGTACGCGTATCCTGTCTTGTATTTTCTTCATGTTTAtcattattaaactcaccttctgcgCCTGCTCCCTGACTCCCTGTGTATACATTACACACCTCTTACCCAGAGTCCAACCCCTAACTTCTCATCCCCTCTGTAGGTCTCCAGGCAAGCTGAGCTCCAGCCAGGCAGGTAGTCTGGAAAGCAGCTCCCTGACTGGCTCTCTCTCCTTGGGGCCAGACCTGCCTCACTGCCAGTGCTGCATTTCCTACGAAGCCCGTCTGAAACGCCTGTCCTGTGGCCACCTCTACTGTGACCCCTGCACAGACCAGATCGTCAACCTAGCCTTTGAGGACATCGAGGGACTCTCTGATTACCCCTGCCCCATGTGCAAGTCCCTCCGCCAGCTAGGGGACCTGGGCCCCCCCTCTTATGGGTACCTGGGTACCCCCTCTTTTGGGCCATGTGGGACCCTGCAGCAGCAGGTGGCTAAAGAGCATGGGAGCAGCTGGGGGTAAAACTGAGGCAGTTTATACTGTACATCAAGGGGTgtggttaaaaaacaaatgcatgtTGTCCCTTCTCCAGATGAAATACTGTAGGAACCATTTAGACTTTTCAGTTATGTCTTTAGTGTTTTGATTTGAATATTTTAATGCACTGCCTTACACTGAGATTGTGATCTGGTATTGTGTGATGGATAGTGGCTCAGTGTTTCTTCTTTGTGTAATATGGTGGTGGAAGTGAAACTAATGGAAGTGCATAACATTACAGATAATGTCCATTGGTGTGCCATGACATACTGTAAATGGATATTACAGGGTGATTAAGCCAGAGCTAAGTATTAGATGTTTGTGTCAGACAGTTCTTTACATTTATGTGTACTGCTTATTATTAGTAGACATTTGGACCTTACTtaaaaaatgttatattttgaGTATACTTACTGCTTATGCATTTTAATTTAACTTAATTGTACAGTGCCATGCTACTTTTAAAGTGTTCAATATCatattgtaaatatatattttgctaAAAAAATAAAGTTTGTGAATTGTATTACTCTGTTTGAAGACTTGAATGATTGCAGAACATCATCATCTGGTCATCTGGGGTCCATGGCATGCCCTCCATTGTGATCTCTGGCCTGACTCTTctgcagactggaatatgttccaggattaatccgatggcattgagaagtATACTACCACATCCGTCACCGCCTTCATTAactgcatcgatgacgtcgttccccacagtgaccgtacatacatatcccaaccagaagccatggattacagtcaatatccacactgagctaaaggctagagct contains:
- the LOC109901995 gene encoding uncharacterized protein LOC109901995; translated protein: MRGNGMDLLWRILAALSFDCFKDSASSQRSPGKLSSSQAGSLESSSLTGSLSLGPDLPHCQCCISYEARLKRLSCGHLYCDPCTDQIVNLAFEDIEGLSDYPCPMCKSLRQLGDLGPPSYGYLGTPSFGPCGTLQQQVAKEHGSSWG